The segment TTACTGATCTGCTTTTTAAGTTGTACTAAGTCTAATCTTGCTTCAGGGTTCGACGAAGAAAAGGAATGCTATAAGAAATCTGTCAACGCCACCCAATGTGTTGGACCAATCAACGAAGCTATGAGTGACCTTAAGACTCCTGAAGATTTCATCTTGGCGAACAAAAAGGTTTGCAAGTAAGTGGTGTCATTTTAAGTTGAGAAATAATATTGATGACGATATTTCTTCTAGCGCGAATTAAGCATTGAATTCTTTCATCATTTCTTCCACCCccctaaaaaaagaaatgaactgaaagttagatttcagttttaaatcgagatacgatttttttttttcatattagaattaacatttccattatttatttcaaacagaaactCATCTCTCATCCTTGAGTATTAGATTatcgaatttacattttttttatttatttatttttatttttattttattttatttatttatttattatttattttattttattttatttatttatttatcatttattttattttatttatttatttattattttatttatttattattattattttttttaattctcctttTCAAATGAAACAGTGTCACagactggaaaaaaaataaaaatcgcatgGTGCCAGAACATGCTAATACTGAAATTTCTGGCggtatatttccaaaaaataatcaGGAATAATAAAGTTATTGGGAGGAAGCAATGTAAAGGTAAAATAtcatgggtgttttttttttttttttgccaaactTTATGtggttttaataaattgatttatgtaAAACTCCAATAATCTTTCAATCAAGATAGAAATGAGCATAAATCTTTAGaaattcataaacaataaaaGTACGGCATGTGAGGAACAAAGTCACTGTCAATAACACTGATCTAAACATTTAAGTCATTATTCAAGCTGCCGGCATTTGAAAGTTTATATGCTCTTATATCAAATCATTTACCAACCTCATCTCATTAAATAatgtcttttataaattaattgttttatgaaatctTCTCATGATTTCTTTAAacacattattgaaaaaaaaaatgttttacttacaagataaaacaagaaataaaattccgTCAAAacgaattaataaatgaaaaattaatactctaaattattttcatgaaattaaatttatattcaggtAATAACGGGAGAGGAGGCGCTTAGTATTAGCAGATGTTTCTGTAAGTGGTAaaagacttttattaaattattcaagttattttataaatagtttttatgcattttgaatggTACTTTCATAGCAATTTTGATTGCAGTGACATGATTTCCCGTTTTTAGTTTGTTCAAACCTTATTCCACCTGTGCGCGTGAGACCGTCGAAGAGAACTGCGGAAGAATAAACAAGGTCTTGTTCGACTGGCTGTTCGTTCCCCTCCAGAGGCTGAGCAACTCTCTTTGCGACGAGCTGATTCTCCCAGCTGATGAGAAAGACACCCGACCTGACAACTTCGGAAACCTCAATGTTTTTCAGAACGTGGCAGCCATCTTTTTGgctaattaaataaacatgaaaatgtataaatgaaataaaggctTTGAATAAGTACACTGGCTAAGtgctttttttgaaatattgcaatgaatttttattccGTGTGTCATCATTTTCATGACAAGGGAGAATGTTCTAGAGGTGATTCTAAATGTTACTGAATGGTTGAAGGGCCTATAGGCGGCGatttggcgactatttggcgatGTGTcatctttgaaaacaaaaatgaaagcttATTAAACTGCTATATCTTTGCTATATGTAGataagaaaaagcatttgatatgtttttgttttaaacgttttgatatattttaaaaaattctcaaaggttttaaattgttaaaaaaaattatttccgagTTGACAACTTCGGAAACTTGAATGTTTTTTGGACCGTGTCAGCTGTCTTTTTTGccaattaaataaacatgaaaatgtattaatgaaaGGAAGGCTTTGAATAAGTACACTGGCTAAATTGATTCCTGaattattgttatgaatttaaaatattgtttcgcTCCTCGACCATTTTCATGATAAGGTTACTGCTATGGTTTTCATAGCACATCACACTGACAATCCTTTAAAGAATAATAAGGCCAAAGCAGCcgggtggtaaggtctcggtagTGGAACCAGAGGGATTTAGGTTGGAGACCCAATGCCGTCGAAggactgtcgtgtaagcgggcctgaTGAACGCTAACTC is part of the Argiope bruennichi chromosome 10, qqArgBrue1.1, whole genome shotgun sequence genome and harbors:
- the LOC129989440 gene encoding uncharacterized protein LOC129989440 isoform X1 gives rise to the protein MKFLILFATAVLFGTVQCDTECFRKVFKDCARDAVPIEKMTLCDELSFQIQCIARNAYKCDMSFKTSAFELEIAVLRICRTDAVKKWFDEEKECYKKSVNATQCVGPINEAMSDLKTPEDFILANKKVCNLFKPYSTCARETVEENCGRINKVLFDWLFVPLQRLSNSLCDELILPADEKDTRPDNFGNLNVFQNVAAIFLAN